From a region of the Haloferax volcanii DS2 genome:
- a CDS encoding PUA domain-containing protein — translation MTEGHATDLDDLRVVADYQFGAGAGDALFPADADIELSRSRSGRPRQVYVEGDRVTSYGTDGRFTLGVAGGRRLYDDLDGDAYVVRVGDESVPFVRDGKNAFAKFVTDADPAVRSGDEVCVVGPDGDLLGVGRAELSADAMLDFQTGMAVRVREGADEE, via the coding sequence ATGACCGAAGGCCACGCGACCGATTTGGACGACCTCCGGGTCGTCGCCGACTACCAGTTCGGGGCCGGTGCGGGCGACGCGCTGTTCCCGGCCGACGCAGACATCGAACTCTCCCGCTCGCGGAGCGGCCGCCCGCGACAGGTGTACGTCGAGGGCGACCGCGTCACCTCCTACGGCACCGACGGCCGGTTCACCCTCGGCGTCGCCGGCGGCCGCCGCCTCTACGACGACCTCGACGGCGACGCCTACGTCGTCCGCGTCGGCGACGAGTCGGTTCCGTTCGTCCGCGACGGCAAGAACGCCTTCGCCAAGTTCGTCACCGACGCCGACCCGGCGGTTCGCTCGGGCGACGAGGTGTGCGTCGTCGGCCCCGACGGCGACCTGCTGGGCGTCGGTCGCGCGGAACTCTCCGCAGACGCGATGCTCGACTTTCAGACGGGGATGGCGGTTCGCGTCCGCGAGGGCGCGGACGAAGAGTGA
- the lysA gene encoding diaminopimelate decarboxylase, producing the protein MSGGGPAVRRLSDWDREHLLSLAGEFGSPLYVTDLRRVRENCLRLREAFPEAHVSYAVKAHAGRAVLETVREAGVDAECASAGEVERALDAGFPGERVRYTAVNPPDADLDHVVSRWESNPEMTVTVGAADTIDRLRERGFDGRLCLRANPGVGAGHHEKVTTGGHAKFGIPIDRVPDLAADVREEFDLVGVHAHAGSGISGDDLSAHRELVRRMGDLAREVGGLEFVDVGGGFGVPYREDEPPLDLAAVADATREALGEVDAQLAVEPGRYVVADAGVLLSRVNTVKEVPETTVVGIDAGMTTLLRPAMYDAYHAISNLSRPDADPVSTIVAGPVCETSDVFADGRDLPDPERGDCLALGNAGAYGYEMASTYNSRPRPPEVVLDADGPRLARRRETLHDVTALERTASEHIPN; encoded by the coding sequence ATGAGCGGCGGCGGGCCGGCCGTCCGGCGGCTCTCGGACTGGGACCGCGAGCACCTGCTGTCGCTCGCCGGCGAGTTCGGGTCGCCGCTGTACGTGACCGACCTCCGTCGCGTCCGCGAGAACTGTCTGCGACTCCGCGAGGCGTTCCCCGAAGCGCACGTCAGCTACGCCGTCAAGGCCCACGCCGGGCGGGCGGTGCTCGAAACCGTCCGCGAGGCCGGCGTCGACGCCGAGTGCGCCTCCGCGGGCGAGGTCGAGCGCGCCCTCGACGCCGGCTTCCCCGGCGAGCGCGTCCGGTACACGGCGGTCAACCCGCCGGACGCCGACCTCGACCACGTCGTCTCGCGCTGGGAGTCGAACCCCGAGATGACCGTCACGGTCGGCGCGGCCGACACCATCGACCGCCTGCGCGAGCGCGGCTTCGACGGTCGGCTCTGCCTCCGGGCGAACCCCGGCGTCGGCGCGGGCCACCACGAGAAGGTCACGACCGGCGGGCACGCGAAGTTCGGCATCCCCATCGACCGCGTTCCCGACCTCGCCGCCGACGTGCGCGAGGAGTTCGACCTCGTCGGCGTCCACGCCCACGCGGGAAGCGGTATCTCCGGCGACGACCTCTCGGCGCACCGCGAGTTGGTCCGCCGGATGGGCGACCTCGCCCGCGAGGTCGGCGGCCTCGAATTCGTGGACGTGGGCGGCGGCTTCGGCGTCCCCTACCGCGAGGACGAACCGCCGCTCGACCTCGCCGCCGTCGCCGACGCCACCCGCGAGGCGCTCGGCGAGGTGGACGCACAACTCGCAGTCGAACCCGGCCGTTACGTCGTCGCCGACGCGGGCGTGCTCCTCTCGCGGGTCAACACCGTGAAGGAGGTCCCCGAGACGACCGTCGTCGGCATCGACGCCGGTATGACGACGCTGCTCCGACCGGCGATGTACGACGCGTACCACGCGATTTCGAACCTCTCTCGGCCCGACGCCGACCCGGTTTCGACCATCGTCGCGGGCCCCGTCTGCGAGACGAGCGACGTGTTCGCGGACGGCCGCGACCTCCCCGACCCCGAGCGCGGCGACTGTCTCGCGCTCGGCAACGCGGGGGCGTACGGCTACGAGATGGCGAGCACCTACAACTCTCGTCCGCGCCCCCCGGAAGTCGTCCTCGACGCCGACGGCCCCCGACTGGCCCGCCGGCGCGAGACCCTCCACGACGTCACCGCACTCGAACGAACCGCATCCGAGCACATCCCCAACTGA
- the dapA gene encoding 4-hydroxy-tetrahydrodipicolinate synthase, translating to MTSFDFCGVYPAMTTPFHEDGSIDFEQFQADVRRLEEAGVDGVVPVGSTGESATLTHDEHVEVVEAAVEAVEEVPVIAGSGSNSTREALELSRRSADAGADALLLISPYYNKPEQAGLVDHYRTIADEIDLPQIVYNVPGRTGSNILPETAATLAEHPNITGYKAASGDLGQISEVVERTRDEQFAVLSGDDALTLPTLSVGGVGAISVTANVEPARVGAIVHSALQGDYERARDIHHDLAPLNRHLFSETNPIPVKEAMEIRGYGPARLRPPLTRLTEENTEELRRLLSDLEAEQAIPDGGAGE from the coding sequence ATGACATCATTCGACTTCTGCGGCGTCTATCCCGCGATGACCACGCCGTTCCACGAGGACGGCAGTATCGACTTCGAACAGTTCCAGGCCGACGTGCGACGCCTCGAAGAAGCCGGCGTCGACGGCGTCGTGCCCGTCGGCTCGACCGGCGAGTCCGCGACGCTCACTCACGACGAACACGTCGAGGTCGTCGAAGCCGCCGTCGAGGCCGTCGAGGAGGTGCCCGTCATCGCCGGCTCCGGGTCGAACTCGACCCGCGAGGCGCTGGAACTCTCCCGGCGCTCCGCCGACGCCGGGGCCGACGCGCTGCTCCTCATCTCGCCGTACTACAACAAGCCCGAGCAGGCCGGACTCGTCGACCACTACCGGACCATCGCCGACGAAATCGACCTGCCGCAAATCGTCTACAACGTCCCCGGCCGCACCGGGAGCAACATCCTGCCCGAGACGGCCGCGACGCTCGCAGAGCACCCGAATATCACCGGCTACAAGGCCGCAAGCGGCGACCTCGGCCAGATTTCGGAGGTCGTCGAGCGGACCCGCGACGAGCAGTTCGCGGTGCTGTCGGGCGACGACGCGCTCACGCTCCCGACGCTCTCTGTCGGCGGCGTCGGGGCCATCTCGGTCACGGCGAACGTCGAACCCGCTCGCGTCGGCGCGATAGTCCACTCGGCGCTACAAGGCGACTACGAGCGCGCCCGCGACATCCACCACGACCTCGCCCCGCTGAACCGCCACCTGTTCTCCGAGACGAACCCCATCCCGGTCAAGGAGGCCATGGAGATTCGGGGCTACGGCCCGGCGCGCCTGCGCCCGCCGCTCACCCGCCTCACCGAGGAGAACACCGAGGAACTGCGTCGCCTGCTGTCGGACCTCGAAGCGGAACAGGCGATTCCGGACGGAGGTGCGGGCGAGTGA
- a CDS encoding presenilin family intramembrane aspartyl protease PSH, producing MSRRAYRGVALAALIFLVVQVGALALVPTFFEQGYQTVEDPSDPTNSLLYIGAIIAMTAFMLAAFKYDLDQLIRLVIVFTSGLLAWYVFAALVPSALVAVGLSAAVALALLVYPEWYVIDAAGVLMGAGAAALFGISFGLLPAIVLLSVLAVYDAISVYKTKHMLDLAEGVMDLRIPVVLVIPTTLSYSLLDDDFARDANEVGDGENATDGGEPAGTVDADTETETTNDANDDADESDPADRDAFFIGLGDAVMPTVMVASGAFFSEAPSLGFGALPALNLPALLAMVGTFAGFSGLMWAVMKGRAHAGLPLLNGGAIGGYLVGSVVAGVPLVSALGLAPYL from the coding sequence ATGTCACGCCGCGCCTATCGGGGGGTCGCCCTCGCCGCCCTCATCTTCCTCGTCGTGCAGGTGGGTGCGCTCGCCCTCGTGCCGACGTTCTTCGAACAGGGATACCAGACGGTCGAAGACCCCTCCGACCCGACGAACAGCCTCCTCTACATCGGCGCGATTATCGCCATGACCGCGTTCATGCTCGCGGCGTTCAAGTACGACCTCGACCAGCTCATCCGCCTCGTCATCGTCTTCACGAGCGGCCTGCTCGCGTGGTACGTCTTCGCCGCGCTCGTTCCCAGCGCGCTCGTCGCCGTCGGCCTCTCGGCGGCCGTCGCGCTCGCCCTCCTCGTCTACCCCGAGTGGTACGTCATCGACGCTGCCGGGGTGCTCATGGGTGCGGGCGCGGCCGCCCTGTTCGGCATCAGCTTCGGCCTGTTGCCCGCCATCGTGCTCCTTTCGGTCCTCGCCGTCTACGACGCCATCAGCGTCTACAAGACCAAGCACATGCTCGACCTCGCGGAGGGCGTGATGGACCTCCGCATCCCGGTCGTGCTCGTCATCCCGACGACCCTGTCGTACTCGCTTCTCGACGACGACTTCGCCCGCGACGCCAACGAGGTCGGCGACGGCGAGAACGCGACAGACGGGGGCGAACCGGCTGGGACGGTCGATGCCGATACGGAAACTGAGACGACCAATGACGCCAATGACGACGCCGACGAGTCCGACCCCGCCGACCGCGACGCCTTCTTCATCGGCCTCGGCGACGCGGTCATGCCGACCGTGATGGTCGCCTCGGGCGCGTTCTTCTCGGAAGCGCCGTCGCTCGGATTTGGTGCGCTTCCGGCGCTCAACCTCCCGGCGCTCCTCGCAATGGTCGGGACCTTCGCCGGGTTCAGCGGGCTGATGTGGGCCGTGATGAAGGGGCGGGCGCACGCCGGCCTGCCGCTTCTCAACGGCGGCGCAATCGGCGGCTACCTCGTCGGCTCGGTCGTCGCCGGCGTCCCGCTCGTCTCCGCGCTCGGACTCGCGCCGTACCTCTGA
- a CDS encoding LabA-like NYN domain-containing protein — translation MTEIHPDQRVAILADAQNLYHTAQSLYSRNIDYSSLLQKGTAGRALTRAIAYVIRADSPDEVSFFDALVDIGFETKIKDIKTFGDGSKKADWDLGIALDAVSLADHVDTVVLCSGDGDFERLCTHLRHEGVRVEVMAFKESTAEELVAAADTFIDLSERKETFLL, via the coding sequence ATGACTGAGATTCACCCCGACCAACGCGTCGCCATCCTCGCAGACGCGCAGAACCTCTACCACACGGCACAGAGCCTCTACTCGCGGAACATCGACTACTCGTCGCTCCTCCAGAAGGGGACGGCGGGCCGCGCGCTCACCCGCGCCATCGCCTACGTCATCCGGGCGGATTCGCCCGACGAGGTGAGCTTTTTCGATGCACTCGTCGACATCGGTTTCGAGACGAAAATCAAGGATATCAAGACGTTCGGTGACGGCTCGAAGAAGGCCGACTGGGACCTCGGCATCGCGCTCGACGCGGTCAGCCTCGCCGACCACGTGGACACGGTCGTCCTCTGTTCGGGCGACGGCGACTTCGAACGACTCTGTACGCACCTCCGCCACGAGGGCGTCCGCGTCGAGGTGATGGCGTTCAAGGAGTCCACCGCCGAGGAACTCGTCGCGGCGGCGGACACGTTCATCGACCTGTCGGAGCGAAAAGAGACGTTCCTGCTGTAA
- a CDS encoding H/ACA ribonucleoprotein complex subunit GAR1: MRRIGTVSRTAQGLAIVRLDDDDTPDIGTMVLDESLSTVGRIVDVFGPVDRPYVAVTADSGSPARLVGSKLYAR, from the coding sequence ATGCGGCGAATCGGCACGGTCTCCCGAACGGCGCAGGGGCTCGCTATCGTCCGCCTCGACGACGACGACACGCCCGACATCGGAACCATGGTCCTCGACGAGTCGCTGTCGACGGTAGGTCGCATCGTCGACGTGTTCGGCCCGGTCGACCGCCCCTACGTCGCGGTCACGGCCGACAGCGGCTCGCCCGCCCGCCTCGTCGGCAGCAAGCTCTACGCTCGCTGA
- a CDS encoding 2,3,4,5-tetrahydropyridine-2,6-dicarboxylate N-succinyltransferase, producing MNLESDVRDLWQRYDDGDVDAESATGDELDTLDAFLDALEAGEVRAAEKTGSDVTSWEANEWVKRGILLNFGLRETLAREYGDVRYHDVLPLRDTEDLGDRGTRNTPDGTAIRRGAYLGSDCIMMSPSFVNVGAHVGDGTLVDSCDTVGSCAQIGANVKLGANTLIGGVLEPVEDAPVVVEDGAALGAGCRVTSGFVVGENSIVGENTLLTPRIPVYDLVDEEIYYGHLPANRRAFTRFVESSLGDHDLFAGGAYKPAVVALDIEDDTLDATRREEALRE from the coding sequence ATGAATCTGGAATCCGACGTACGAGACCTGTGGCAGCGATACGACGACGGCGACGTCGACGCCGAATCAGCTACCGGCGACGAACTCGACACGCTGGACGCGTTCCTCGACGCCCTCGAGGCGGGCGAGGTGCGCGCCGCCGAGAAGACCGGCTCCGACGTGACCTCGTGGGAGGCAAACGAGTGGGTCAAGCGGGGCATCCTGCTCAACTTCGGCCTGCGCGAGACGCTCGCCCGCGAGTACGGCGACGTCCGCTATCACGACGTGCTCCCCCTGCGCGACACCGAGGACCTCGGCGACCGCGGCACGCGCAACACCCCGGACGGGACCGCCATCCGCCGCGGCGCGTACCTCGGCTCCGACTGCATCATGATGAGCCCCTCGTTCGTGAACGTCGGCGCGCACGTCGGCGACGGCACGCTCGTGGACTCCTGTGACACCGTCGGCTCCTGCGCGCAAATCGGCGCGAACGTCAAGCTCGGCGCGAACACGCTCATCGGCGGTGTGCTCGAACCCGTCGAAGATGCGCCGGTCGTCGTCGAAGACGGCGCGGCGCTCGGCGCGGGCTGTCGGGTCACCTCCGGCTTCGTCGTCGGCGAGAACTCCATCGTCGGCGAGAACACGCTTCTCACGCCTCGCATCCCCGTCTACGACCTCGTTGACGAGGAGATTTACTACGGCCACCTGCCCGCGAACCGCCGCGCCTTCACGCGCTTCGTGGAGTCGTCGCTCGGTGACCACGACCTCTTTGCCGGCGGCGCGTACAAGCCCGCGGTCGTCGCCCTCGACATCGAGGACGACACCCTCGACGCGACCCGTCGGGAGGAGGCGCTGCGCGAATGA
- a CDS encoding IS4-like element ISHvo12 family transposase — MLNQLSPDLIRRRLTSLFPTELIEDIARERDVVQRDRKIDITMLVWTLIMGFAVDGEARTIAGFQRAYSAATNQTVARSSFYDRFTPALAALLNDLLEHALEEVAVPHTIAPQFELFRDVLIADATVFRLHRLLDSFPATHSGQSGAKLHLVQNATKQTIEQFQLTDERTHESSQLRTGSWLRGRLLLFDLGFYSFRRFALIEENGGFFLSRLKSNANPLIVGERRKWRGRAISLPERRLRDVLEDLSREIIDVTVEIEFKRRAYAGKESTDSMEFRVVGVRNEDTDDYHLYVTNLPDEFTPRQVGALYGLRWEVELVFRELKSLYGLEKFQTSDPAIVELLVVAALLTLTVSRALLGVFQELFPETVFPRERWAKTFRSLAQLMLEDLAQSFGHPPPNLSELLFRDARQPEKSRLLLNERVAEAFRRRSSA, encoded by the coding sequence GTGCTAAACCAACTCTCCCCGGATCTCATACGACGACGGTTGACTTCCCTGTTTCCCACCGAGCTAATCGAAGACATCGCGCGCGAGCGCGATGTCGTCCAGCGTGACCGGAAAATCGACATCACGATGCTCGTCTGGACGCTCATCATGGGCTTCGCCGTCGACGGCGAAGCCCGAACTATCGCCGGCTTTCAACGGGCGTACTCCGCAGCAACCAACCAGACCGTTGCCCGCTCAAGCTTCTACGATCGGTTCACGCCGGCCCTCGCAGCACTGTTGAACGACCTCCTCGAGCACGCTCTCGAGGAGGTCGCGGTTCCTCACACGATCGCGCCACAGTTCGAGCTGTTTCGAGACGTACTGATCGCCGATGCAACCGTGTTCAGGTTGCATCGGCTCCTCGATTCGTTTCCAGCCACTCACTCGGGTCAATCCGGCGCGAAACTCCACCTCGTGCAGAACGCGACCAAGCAGACGATCGAGCAGTTCCAGCTCACCGATGAACGCACCCACGAGAGCAGCCAACTCCGCACCGGGAGTTGGCTACGAGGCCGGCTGTTACTGTTCGATCTGGGCTTCTACAGTTTCCGCCGCTTCGCGTTGATCGAGGAGAACGGCGGGTTCTTCCTGAGTCGGCTGAAGTCGAACGCGAATCCGTTGATCGTTGGAGAGCGACGGAAATGGCGCGGGCGCGCCATTTCCTTGCCAGAGCGTCGTCTTCGGGACGTTCTGGAAGATCTCAGTCGGGAGATCATCGACGTAACGGTAGAGATCGAGTTCAAACGGCGGGCATACGCTGGGAAGGAATCAACGGATTCGATGGAGTTTCGCGTCGTCGGTGTCCGCAACGAGGACACCGACGACTACCACCTGTACGTGACGAATCTGCCCGATGAGTTCACTCCAAGGCAGGTCGGGGCGCTGTACGGGTTGCGGTGGGAAGTGGAGTTGGTGTTCCGGGAACTGAAGTCGCTGTATGGGCTGGAGAAATTCCAGACGAGTGATCCAGCGATCGTGGAGCTGTTAGTGGTGGCGGCTCTGCTGACGCTGACGGTCAGCAGAGCCTTGCTCGGGGTGTTTCAGGAGCTGTTCCCAGAGACAGTGTTTCCGCGAGAACGCTGGGCGAAGACCTTCCGGTCTCTCGCCCAGCTCATGCTCGAAGATCTGGCCCAGTCGTTCGGCCATCCACCGCCGAACCTGTCGGAACTGCTGTTTCGTGACGCCCGCCAACCAGAGAAATCGCGGCTCTTACTCAACGAACGAGTAGCTGAGGCCTTCAGGAGGCGATCCAGTGCTTAA
- a CDS encoding M20 family metallopeptidase → MSGDADGFDPVAFLERAVPVASNDDVGEMRDLLVETLEAEGVDPTVDDAGNTVASKGAAEPATHLVLNTHIDTVSPHVPYDRDEGVIHGRGSCDAKGPLAALLSAFFAADPGPDARVTLAITPDEELLSTGAAQLDLDGDRYIVGEPTGLDVCTAAKGRFEGTVSLSGVAAHAAEPQSGVNAVDALAPVLDALRSFDDDREAHPDLGPATLTPTMVDGGANSNQVPADCRLVVDRRSVPPETAEGFREELESTLRAAVPDDVGVDFALTERPTPFLEAFATDPDHELVTSLAAASRDAGGRADVRPFTAATEASYFSPAPVAVFGPGDLADDEGAVAHADREYVRTDDVRTAAAALRAAVAALTA, encoded by the coding sequence ATGAGCGGCGACGCCGACGGGTTCGACCCCGTGGCGTTCCTCGAACGGGCCGTCCCCGTCGCGTCGAACGACGACGTGGGCGAGATGCGCGACCTGCTGGTCGAGACGCTCGAAGCCGAGGGCGTCGACCCGACCGTGGACGACGCCGGCAACACCGTCGCCTCGAAGGGAGCGGCGGAGCCGGCGACGCACCTCGTCCTCAACACGCACATCGACACCGTCTCGCCGCACGTCCCGTACGACCGCGACGAGGGCGTCATCCACGGCCGCGGCTCCTGCGATGCCAAGGGCCCACTCGCGGCCCTGCTTTCAGCGTTCTTCGCCGCCGACCCCGGCCCCGACGCCCGAGTGACGCTCGCCATCACGCCCGACGAGGAGCTCCTCTCGACGGGCGCGGCCCAACTCGACCTCGACGGCGACAGGTACATCGTCGGCGAGCCGACCGGCCTCGACGTCTGTACGGCCGCGAAGGGCCGGTTCGAGGGAACGGTGTCGCTGTCGGGTGTCGCCGCGCACGCGGCCGAACCGCAGTCGGGCGTCAACGCCGTGGACGCGCTCGCACCGGTCCTCGACGCGCTCCGGTCGTTCGACGACGACCGCGAGGCGCACCCCGACCTCGGTCCGGCGACGCTGACGCCGACGATGGTCGACGGCGGGGCGAACTCGAATCAGGTGCCCGCGGACTGCCGACTCGTGGTCGACCGTCGGAGCGTCCCGCCGGAGACGGCCGAGGGCTTCCGCGAGGAACTCGAATCGACGCTCCGGGCCGCCGTGCCCGACGACGTTGGCGTCGACTTCGCGCTCACGGAGCGCCCGACCCCGTTTCTCGAAGCGTTCGCGACCGACCCCGACCACGAACTCGTGACGTCGCTCGCCGCGGCCTCCCGAGACGCCGGCGGGCGGGCGGACGTCCGGCCCTTCACGGCCGCGACCGAGGCCTCCTACTTCTCGCCCGCGCCCGTCGCCGTCTTCGGTCCCGGCGACCTCGCCGACGACGAGGGCGCGGTCGCGCACGCCGACAGAGAGTACGTGCGCACCGACGACGTGCGAACCGCGGCCGCCGCGCTCCGCGCCGCCGTCGCCGCGCTCACCGCCTAA
- the dapB gene encoding 4-hydroxy-tetrahydrodipicolinate reductase, producing the protein MTVSVGVTGATGRMGGEVLAAAADRDDLSVAFAVSRSPGDVVEGVAVEDAADFADLLASHEPDVVVDFTGPASCIEYASACAAAGVAFVTGTTGLSEGGFDALREAASEAPVLYASNFSRGIAALRRAVREAVPALDGYDIELTETHHNAKRDAPSGTALTLLDDIDDVRGDSERVHGREGDAPRSEGEVGVHARRAGDIAGEHEVLLAGNHESLSLTHRAGSRGVFAAGALDAAAWLADRDAGWYDFTEVLE; encoded by the coding sequence GTGACGGTCTCCGTCGGCGTCACCGGCGCGACCGGTCGCATGGGTGGCGAAGTCCTCGCCGCGGCCGCCGACCGCGACGACCTCTCGGTCGCTTTCGCGGTCAGTCGCTCGCCCGGCGACGTGGTCGAAGGCGTCGCCGTCGAAGACGCGGCCGACTTCGCGGACCTGCTCGCCTCGCACGAGCCAGATGTCGTCGTCGACTTCACCGGCCCGGCGTCCTGCATCGAGTACGCGTCGGCCTGCGCGGCGGCGGGCGTCGCCTTCGTCACCGGCACGACCGGCCTGAGCGAGGGCGGCTTCGACGCGCTCCGCGAGGCCGCGTCCGAGGCCCCGGTGCTGTACGCCTCGAACTTCTCGCGCGGCATCGCGGCGCTCCGGCGAGCCGTCCGCGAGGCGGTTCCGGCCCTCGACGGCTACGACATCGAACTCACCGAGACGCACCACAACGCCAAGCGCGACGCCCCGAGCGGGACGGCGCTGACCCTCTTGGACGACATCGACGACGTGCGTGGCGACTCCGAGCGCGTCCACGGCCGCGAGGGCGACGCGCCCCGGTCCGAAGGCGAAGTCGGCGTCCACGCTCGCCGGGCGGGGGATATTGCCGGTGAGCACGAAGTATTACTGGCTGGAAATCACGAGTCTCTTTCACTCACGCACCGCGCGGGGTCGCGGGGGGTCTTCGCCGCTGGCGCACTCGACGCCGCGGCGTGGCTCGCCGACCGCGACGCCGGGTGGTACGACTTCACCGAGGTACTCGAATGA
- the dapF gene encoding diaminopimelate epimerase: protein MSVLNTVPFEKFHGTGNDFFVVDADDPVPDRPAFARTHCDREAGITLSESERRGADGVLFLALESRYDPPRVVMTLVQPDGSVAAMCGNGARVAAAWAAERTGTNEVMIDTPAGTRRASLDGTDVTVEMGAPSFAPRDVPLASDDELVDTEVEGLTVTAVNTGVPHAVAFVDDVDDVDLESVAPPVRHASVFPEGANVTLASPDGEGGFRQRTFERGVEGETQSCGTGAVAVVAAAKRLGRVSGDDPVTVTPPGGALSVTVPDEGAALLGGPAVYEGDGEADIVFRER from the coding sequence ATGAGCGTACTCAACACCGTTCCCTTCGAAAAGTTCCACGGCACTGGAAACGACTTCTTCGTCGTCGACGCAGACGACCCCGTCCCGGACCGCCCCGCCTTCGCGCGCACCCACTGCGACCGCGAGGCCGGAATCACCCTGAGCGAGAGCGAGCGACGCGGCGCAGACGGCGTCCTGTTTCTCGCGCTCGAATCGCGCTACGACCCGCCGCGGGTCGTCATGACGCTCGTCCAGCCCGACGGCTCCGTCGCCGCCATGTGCGGCAACGGCGCTCGCGTCGCGGCCGCGTGGGCCGCCGAGCGGACCGGCACGAACGAAGTCATGATTGACACGCCCGCCGGCACCCGCCGCGCGAGCCTCGACGGCACCGACGTGACCGTCGAGATGGGCGCGCCCTCGTTTGCGCCCCGCGACGTGCCGCTCGCGTCCGACGACGAACTCGTCGACACCGAGGTCGAGGGCCTGACGGTCACGGCCGTCAACACGGGCGTCCCCCACGCGGTCGCCTTCGTCGACGACGTGGACGACGTGGACCTCGAATCGGTCGCGCCGCCGGTCCGCCACGCGTCGGTGTTCCCGGAGGGCGCGAACGTCACGCTCGCCTCTCCCGACGGCGAGGGCGGCTTCCGCCAGCGCACCTTCGAGCGCGGCGTCGAGGGCGAGACGCAGTCCTGCGGCACCGGCGCGGTCGCGGTCGTCGCGGCCGCGAAGCGCCTCGGGCGCGTCTCCGGCGACGACCCCGTGACCGTCACCCCGCCGGGCGGCGCGCTCTCCGTGACCGTCCCCGACGAGGGCGCGGCGCTCCTCGGCGGCCCGGCCGTCTACGAGGGCGACGGCGAAGCCGACATCGTCTTCCGCGAGCGATGA
- a CDS encoding DUF7847 domain-containing protein — protein MAAISSLQTALRGIRSNPVLFLGSLALGLITLPQLATQLAQIPFVPTILMAVTFFVTPFVAAGLYGMADEAVGRGGSGSTSLSTLTAVGREKYVSVLLANFVQLGIVLAFGIVFVIIVVAVAVSLGLGGLAASGGDVSNLALGGGFLVGIAVLGLLGLVYLVVSFLIQFYPVAVVVGDKGPVESFGESYRLVRHNVVPTLGYSVIRFVVGLVVSIPATGVILFVSFQSVQQVQDAANPAVAQAGVGFAPMEIAAIAVLSIATQTILAAFQYTYAVAFFEAHDAGTDGPTGTAGPDIDGDAAIPQFE, from the coding sequence ATGGCTGCGATTAGCTCCCTCCAGACCGCCCTCCGAGGCATCCGGTCGAACCCGGTGTTGTTCCTCGGCAGTCTCGCCTTGGGTCTCATCACGCTCCCGCAACTCGCCACGCAGTTGGCGCAGATACCGTTCGTTCCGACCATCCTCATGGCGGTGACGTTCTTCGTCACGCCGTTCGTCGCCGCCGGTCTCTACGGCATGGCCGACGAGGCGGTCGGCCGCGGGGGCAGTGGCTCGACCTCGCTGTCGACGCTCACGGCCGTCGGCCGCGAGAAGTACGTCTCGGTGCTCCTGGCGAACTTCGTCCAACTCGGCATCGTCCTCGCCTTCGGCATCGTGTTCGTCATCATCGTGGTCGCCGTGGCCGTCTCGCTCGGTCTCGGCGGTCTCGCAGCCAGCGGTGGCGACGTCTCCAATCTCGCCCTCGGCGGCGGCTTCCTGGTCGGCATCGCCGTCCTGGGCCTCCTCGGACTGGTGTACCTCGTCGTCAGCTTCCTCATTCAGTTCTACCCGGTCGCGGTCGTCGTCGGCGACAAGGGCCCCGTCGAGTCGTTCGGCGAGAGCTATCGGCTCGTCCGACACAACGTCGTCCCCACGCTCGGCTACTCCGTCATCCGGTTCGTGGTCGGTCTCGTCGTCAGCATCCCCGCCACGGGCGTCATCCTCTTTGTGTCGTTCCAGAGCGTCCAGCAGGTCCAGGACGCGGCGAACCCGGCGGTGGCGCAGGCCGGGGTCGGCTTCGCGCCGATGGAAATCGCCGCTATCGCCGTCCTCTCGATAGCGACGCAGACGATTCTCGCGGCGTTCCAGTACACCTACGCGGTCGCCTTCTTCGAGGCTCACGACGCGGGGACCGACGGACCGACCGGGACGGCCGGCCCCGACATCGACGGCGACGCGGCGATTCCGCAGTTCGAGTAG
- the srp19 gene encoding signal recognition particle subunit SRP19: protein MVENVIYPAYLDASLSRSEGRRVAQSAAVEAPTVDEIAKAVQQVGYDAVIERDKRYSREFETRGRVLVNNADDATKNDIVQAVAAYVGILRD, encoded by the coding sequence ACGTCATCTACCCCGCCTACCTCGACGCCTCTCTCTCGCGCAGCGAGGGTCGGCGGGTCGCCCAGTCCGCGGCGGTCGAAGCGCCGACCGTCGACGAGATTGCGAAGGCCGTCCAGCAGGTCGGCTACGACGCCGTCATCGAACGGGACAAGCGATACTCCCGCGAGTTCGAAACCCGCGGGCGCGTCCTCGTGAACAACGCCGACGACGCCACGAAAAACGACATCGTGCAGGCGGTCGCCGCCTACGTCGGAATCCTCCGCGACTGA